AAATAAAAGAGCTTCGCTTGTTATCTATAAacgaaaaaaacatgaaatgcTGTATTGATTTTACTTTGACACACTTTGTTCGAGTACAATTTCCTTACCAAGAGGACTTTAATCTTTTCGCTTGATCGTATAGGTTTGTttatattgttattataatttaGCCCATTTCCCTTTGTTCAAATAGGAAATGAGTTTTCACATCATACACAAGCTAACAAATTTCAAATTGATAATTCTTCCGTCCTATTTCAACCTCTTGTCCTGCCGTCTTCAGTGTTGGAGAATAGTCGGGAAAAGAACTAAAGCAGCCTAAAATTGTTCAGTCATCATTGAAAAACGAATCAGTGAAACACTCTAAGAAACCAAGTGCGCTTTTCTCTACTGACAAGAATGGaactgatatatatatataagggtTGCGAATTGGTTAATGTAGCTAACACTATCTTAAACGTGAAATTAACTCGTCTTTTCTAATCGATGTTCTCCCAGAATTGCATACTTCAAAAcaccaagaaaagaaaacggATAGTAGTGGCCTTGGCCGAGATTAGCGAATTTtacaatcattttaaaatttcattaaaaagaaGGGGTCAGTTTCACTTGATGTCCGCACTAGCATGACGTCATATAACTACATGCATGGGAGTCAAAAGTGGAACGCCcttaattttgaaataaactttATTCACGTATCATGAAGACAGAAATAAGTGTCTCCCTGCGCTTTCATTACACTTACATATATTTCTTTAACAAAATACCCATTCTTAATAGAATTATGAGGAAATTCAAGTTGGTCACTAACAAAGTTCCTTAGATTAATGATCAGGGCAAAATATTCCGTTCGAAATCAGGATTTGAATGGCGTAAAGTTAGAAATTAAATGCACTGTTAGTTCACCAGTGAAGTGGTGCTCGCTTTTTTAACGAATATTTTAAAGGTTTGTTTGTTAGTTAGTTTGTTTGTATACCTATATCTATATTAGTATATGCGAGCGTAGGTGTGTTTCACTTGTATAGTGAATTGGTAAACTGATTGTATTTAATGTTGACCTTCAAATAAGTGGTTCCCTAGAGAAGTTAAGTAGGACTGCTTACCTGTGAGGTTATCAGATATTACTACTAGTGAAAAGCGTGGAGGTCCACTTATCGGTCCATATTGTCCCTAAGGGGGCAAATAGAACATGCTGAATGGACCTCTTCTTAGGACCACGTCCATTCTTAAAAACGGAGCGGCTTTAGTCAAGGGAAAGACTTTTTTGTCTCGGGCTGACCTTTCGAGCTGAGCAGCACTTTCCCGTGGTGAAGTTTATTTATACCGTTTGTTACAACTAGCTTTTTATTCCGCGAGTGTAATCCTAAAGTGTGAAGATTTAAATGATTGTTCAATTTGTGAACCGAATTTCAAGGTGTGAttattttctttcgtttcagCGTTCCGCACCGACTGAGATGGAATACGGCGActcttcaatgtttttttctttcaccttTACCCAACAGGATATAGACAATGTCCTTTATGGTTACATCCGCACAACAGACAGGGCCGCTAATGGGTTTGCCCTGTCTGGTGTCTATAGTGGGATACAAGCCAGTGGTAAGTAAATGCATTTACACGCGCCGGAATTAAACTGTAAGTGGCAGTGGCATagaatgtaaatattttcctATTGGTATATCACGGTAACGCATGTTTGCCTCCTGGGCATGTactcttttgttgttgttgttgttgtagcatATGTAAGGTACGAACGTTGTAATGTATTCATCTCAGCTCTCCAACTTTCAAAATTATGCTTTCAATAAGATTTTTCTGTTGATTAAGagtaatctcgttcccagggttctctcctatTCGTCCACCGGACGTCCGGTGGACGAGTAcgagagaaccctgggaacgaggttggattaAGACTCGTTTATCTTGTTATCACCTCTCGTCCCCAGGTTAGGATGCAGCGCGTGCATTAGGTTGGGGAATACTTTCCCATTTTCCCATTGAGTTTTAATGTTTTCGTATCAGGCGGCTGCACAATCTTTTTTGCCTGAGTGAGATTCATTTCTACTGTGCTTACGGTAGTTTGTACGTTATTTGGACGGCGTTTACATGTAACACTCAGGCTCTCAGTTCAAGTCGCACACCCACTCCTCTGTATGAGCCGTGAAAATGATATAGATAGGAATCGAAAATGCTTGTTTCTGCTTAAAATAGTAAAAGTCACAACTGTTACAAtaatttgtcaattttttttcaacataGAAGAGCTAATGTAGGGGATCGATATAAGTCCAAAGTTCGTTAAAGTgtccctgtgataaaaaaagcaatcacttccttttttcttcacatCTTCACACCTTgtctttgcttaacacctgactggcaaacttttgagctttgatttttatccaaaaggCCGtgtactttgagtgtaagttttggatttcacggccCGTCAttgctcacgttcaaaactgaccgattggatctcagagggttggatccagggaaaagtgacgtcaaaggctcactagcttaaaatttctgcGTGTCAATGCAGCTTACTATATATCCAAAACGCGAGTTAAAAAGTGTCAAAGCCCATCCTGCGTATTAATTCTGCggtgtacacacgcattgcattcttaaactagtgcgCCTTTGAAGTGATTTTCTCCTGGATCCAGCTCTCTCAggaacttaaagttagtaatggcagaccattaaataggaaaattccagtttaaATAAACTGgtgcctttttgaaatcaagtctTGAAACTTTGCCCGCCTAGTGAAATGCATTGTTTATGTTTACTTTCGTTAAGCTTCCTCTTTCAACGAGCGAGACGTACGGTGAGTCAAGTCCCAGTCAGTCTGTGCATGAAAGTGAAAATGTGACCACTTGAATGAAGAGTACTAAGCAGTACTTCCCTTGTGCTGCTGCTTATTATTCTTCTCGAGGTTGTAGTGGCTTTTAATTGGGAGAATCAATTTAAATCCAAATATTTAAATATTCTGCACTTCCGCTTTGCTAATATTCTTTCTGACATGCTGCGCAAGTGTGGCCTTTGGCCTTCCTTcgttttcgctggtttcagtctaTGCACACCCAAAAAGCAACAATGATACCAGCATTTGAATGCAAACATGTTGTTTAAGCTATATATAATGAGATTtaagtcgtttttttttttcatttctcaaTATAGCTGACATACACTGGCATCCGAGGATTACAAATATTTCCCAAGTGCACCAAGACGCGAGGCCAGAGAACCGATATCTAGACCCAAGCAAGTACCGTGCCATGCCATTTAAGGAAATGTATCACGAAGAACCCTTCATCAACACCTTACCCGACAGCATCAAAATCGCTGAGACCATTCTCCCAACGGGCCGACATCGAGGGGTGTTCTGTGGTCAGCCAAGAATACCCAAAGGAACACGTTATGGTCCTTTCACAGGGAATACTATCTTGCCCAAGGAAATAAAATCACAAGACAACAACAGCGTCTGGGAGGTGAGTAAACTACAGACCAAGAAGGGACAGAACGCAACTGTTCGAGACGGAACTGAACAAAAGGAAATGGGATGGGATGGGATGAAACAGAAAGGAACCAGAAACACTACGAAATAAAACGCAAAAGAGTAATACATGGAATTAACAAACACAACGAAACGGATTTGAACGGAAGGGACGTAACGAGATAGAATGGTTATGGTAATGGTAATAATAAAGACggataatattaattaatagtaatggtaatggtatTGGAATGGTAATAATGGTAATTGCAATGGCAATTGTAATGGTAATTGTAATAGTAATATTAATGGTAATGGtaagagtaataataataataataataataataataacaacaataatagagTAGTTTTagattgagtgtcgaaagtaattagataattactttggtttatgattaattcactcagtgattggttcaaagttctcgcgccatttttttaaccaatcagaagtgaaaccaaaaccaatcgtggcgcGCGCGTTCaccttttcccgcgctttgtgtcggctacgtgtaattactccgagttttgattgctttgccggattgtctccgtcctttttgattggcaaaagtatttactttagttttggttttgcgacactcaattgaaaactgctctaataacaataatagtaaagGCAATGGTGATAGTAATTGCAATGGTTACATTAATGGTAATTGAAATAGCAATATTAATGGTAATGATAACTGAAGACAGAGGACTTTTGCATTTTAGATATTTCAAGACGGTGAGCTGACCCATTATGTCGATGGCGCTGGAGACCGAAGAAACTGGATGAAATACGTGAACTGCGCAAGGCACGACGGAGAACAGAACCTGGTGCTTGTTCAAGAGGAAGGGGAAGTATTTTACGAAGTTTGTAAAGAAATCGCCGAGGGATGTGAGCTTTTGGTGTGGTATGGAGATAGCTACCTTAAGTACATGGGCATTCCAATAACGATGAAGACAAAATTGACCAAGATCGAGAGCGATAGCACATTGGGTAAGTTGCATTTTTTTATCAAGTTAATCTTATGAAGCAAGCTCAGCTTAGGTTGAGAAAAACTGGGATCGAAAAACGTTAAGCCCTTTCCCAGAAGAACTATATATAGAACTCTTTCATAAATGACGTCAAGGTTTACAttctttttgtatttatgttaattagacctgctggtctcattttgaaacaaacattcttttgaaatttgctcgtaaactaaggcttattagcatgcattaaaacaaaaggtattttatttggccgccattttgaagggGTGTGTACAATAAGtctttttcaaaatattaaaattcaggtTTAGCCGGAGGACAAaggcaaaggaaagtggatgatatgcaaatatttttcacattcagtccaacgtgtttctattggtTTTGTCCTCACTTTGacatttcgaaaatggcctattacattTCATACATTAGGAAATGTCAGGCAGCTGGATAACCGTGAGGTTTTCGAGCTACCAGCTAGTAGAGTGACAAATAAAAATGTAGAATCATAAATGTAGAAtcataaatgaatgaaataaatgtagaATCATAAATGTAGCTCATAGAGCCATAAATAACAATCGGCCAAAAATATTCCATTTGTGAAATATCAACAAATAGGTTTCATGACCAGGAGAacagaaaaaaggcaaaagacTTATTTTCTCCAAGAAAAATGTGAACTGTTAAATAAAACGCTGTACGTTTTTGCAAAATACCAATGTCCTTTGAAATGTAACGCTGAGAGGAGAAAGAAGTCAAACTCAATACATGAAAATATTGCTTTATTGCTGTACAACAGGTGGAGACAGTTTCGCATGTGACCGCTGTGGCAAAGTGTTCGCCTACAAATATTACAGGGACAAACACTTAAAGTACACGAGATGCGTGGACCAAGGAGACCGAAAGTATCCATGCCACCTTTGTAACCGCTCCTTCGAGAAACGTGACCGCCTGCGCATTCACATCTTACACGTGCACGAGAAACACAGACCTCATCAGTGCAGTCAATGTGGCAAGCGGTTTTCTCAATCCTCAAGTCTAAACAAGCACCTCAGAGTACATAGTGGAGAAAGGCCTTACAAATGCCCTTATTGCATCAAGGCTTTTACAGCTTCGTCTATTCTGAGAACTCACATTCGACAGCATAGTGGCGAGAAGCCATTTAAATGTCGTCACTGCGGGAAAGCGTTTGCATCGCACGCGGCTCACGACAGTCACGTCAGACGTACACACACGAAAGAAAAGCCCTGCATTTGCGAATTTTGTGGAAAAGCGTTTGCACAGTCCTACGAACTTAAATTTCACATGAACATGCACACGGGAGAGAAACCCTACACCTGCGAAAAGTGCGGTCGAGGGTTTTCGAGCCCTTCGTCTCGTGACCGGCATCGATCGAACTTTGATTGCACCACTCGGAAAAACCGAGCTCCGAAGATAATGCGAAAGAGTTCGGAAGGTAACGAAGGTGATTTCGACGAGTGTGATATCATCAACGCAGAGGAAGAGTTAGAGGAAAAATAGATGAACGTTCTTTCAGTCAAAATGAGATTTTCTTGCATAATTCATTGAACAAGGACTATGATCTTGACAAACAAACAGCACATGGGACTATATTACTCAACTTCAGAAGAATCTGCCCCAGAAAAAGATTGAAACGCCCGTTGCAGCGTGGATGCGCACACGGCGATGTGTCGAGAAAAGTACATGGCAGCCGAATGAAATAATGCAAATGAAAATGCTTTGTCAGTTTTACGATAGAGATTACAGcaaaaaaattgtatttgaTAGGCTTATCTGTAGCCAAAGTTTCACAGTTTTAAGCTATTATTTGACAAGTTGTCTTAACAGGTTAGTTTTTGGAAAAAGATATACTTGTCACTgaagatgaaaaaaatgaagagagtCATTACCAGAGTAGACAAGAAATCGTTTCTAGTTTTAgaaaattaaaatgcaaaaaaacggATACCAACTGTCAAAAGTACATTTGGCCACTGCAAACGACGTACTTTCCGAGAGACAACATTGCGGATAATAACTGGGATACCAGTATTATACCTAATAATGTTATTTGCTATGGGTATTATTTATCGTGAATTATTGATCAAAATCCATTGTCTTGTGTCTGCTATTTATCCAGGAAAATGATTGGCACCGCCCTGTACCATTTTTTTCCGGCAAAAAAGATGATGTTCATTAAAATGCTTTTATTAAAGGTGCCAAAAGCTATTATTTTCACAGGTGTAAAATGACATGCACTCGGGAAACATGGTGACAATTGAAGAATGAAGAATTAATACAAAGGTGTAGGAAGCTCCACTGCACACTATTCTTAAACTCATTTGAATTGAAATATGTTCATCGGATTTACAAAGCATAAAACGAATGAAGTTTTTGCAAAGTGAACATGGGCCGGAAAGCTAACAcaattgttttcgttttcctgaGTTGTCGAGTCATCGCCTTTGGGTATCGTAATTATATACATTTTTTATATTGCTGCTTTTTCATTGAGCTGTCTTTGTATCATTGAGAACAATTTCAAGAAAGTACACTTAACTGATTGCAATGCATGTAAAATCGGTTTTCACTTGATGAACTCCACGCCGTTTGGCATGGAAATGGGTGTAAGAAAGCTTTAAACGGAAACTACTCGCATAAAATCGCAGAGAATTCAGCCAAGGTAAGTAACTTATGCCAATTTTAGGTTGTAAAAATTACGTCAGTGTCCTTGAAATTACTTCTATCGTTGTCACATATGTACCCACGAATGTTTATTTTTGAAACTTTGGCGcttgttttttaaaatatcGAATAGAGATGGCAAGACAAGGTAAAATTGTAGAATACCCCGAGGAAGATCTGTGTACGATAGGATCGCGCACAGGATAAAGGAAAATAGATAAAAGAAGAAGCGTCTACAAATTTGAAAAGTTAAACTCGCTTATCTAGCGATGATTTAATCAAATTGTACGGAGCAATTCTTTCAGTGGTGTGGTGGATAGGCGATAGGATAGTTTGAGGGTCTCATGTCTGATTGGCTCAGAACGTAAGACAGAGTAATATATGTTTGAAAtctacaaaaaacaaaacaaaacaaaaacaaaggaggaGTGTATTAAGCTTGACACAATTGAAAACCCTCACCAAGAAAATAAAGGGGAAGTTAAACCAACAAACTCTCAAAACTATAATACATTTGCTTAAGAATTTCAGGTTCTGAAGCCTGTTCAAATAAACACGACCAAGATCAAATTACTTGTGTGAAAACCATGCTTAATAAACCCTCGAAGTCATCCGTTTCGGTCACAGAGCCAACACAATTTGACTGCAATCTGTCCTTGTGCAACCCAGGCTTCAATGATATTTACTGAATCTACTGAAGATCAGAAGGAAACTGAAAAGGGATGAAGAGGGTGGCTAGCCAGCTTCTATTTCggctcctttttttttctatttatctgcttttattgtatttttatttttgtcgaAACAGATACTGTTCACCTGACGTGAACATTTTTATAAATGCAAAAGATAAACAACAtcaaaataaaagccaaaacTACCTGCTTCGATTCTTTCAAATAACTCCTCCCCCCTCCTTAAAATGTTCCTAGATCCATCCGCCACTGCTAAAGTAAGCGAATTTATCCCTAGGACGATCGTCAATGTCAATATTTTATGAAACACTTCATTGAGACCCTTTTTTGACTAGATTTGGAAGAAGTGTTCTTTGCTAATTATATTTCTTTCTTGTGGATCAAACGAAA
This portion of the Montipora capricornis isolate CH-2021 chromosome 11, ASM3666992v2, whole genome shotgun sequence genome encodes:
- the LOC138024141 gene encoding PR domain zinc finger protein 14-like, which produces MEYGDSSMFFSFTFTQQDIDNVLYGYIRTTDRAANGFALSGVYSGIQASADIHWHPRITNISQVHQDARPENRYLDPSKYRAMPFKEMYHEEPFINTLPDSIKIAETILPTGRHRGVFCGQPRIPKGTRYGPFTGNTILPKEIKSQDNNSVWEIFQDGELTHYVDGAGDRRNWMKYVNCARHDGEQNLVLVQEEGEVFYEVCKEIAEGCELLVWYGDSYLKYMGIPITMKTKLTKIESDSTLGGDSFACDRCGKVFAYKYYRDKHLKYTRCVDQGDRKYPCHLCNRSFEKRDRLRIHILHVHEKHRPHQCSQCGKRFSQSSSLNKHLRVHSGERPYKCPYCIKAFTASSILRTHIRQHSGEKPFKCRHCGKAFASHAAHDSHVRRTHTKEKPCICEFCGKAFAQSYELKFHMNMHTGEKPYTCEKCGRGFSSPSSRDRHRSNFDCTTRKNRAPKIMRKSSEGNEGDFDECDIINAEEELEEK